The following coding sequences lie in one Ostrea edulis chromosome 8, xbOstEdul1.1, whole genome shotgun sequence genomic window:
- the LOC130049733 gene encoding uncharacterized protein LOC130049733 codes for MSFGRCDSKEVHMYCDASEHAIAAVGYLLAKRKDQEELGFVLGKAKVAPSHGHTIPRLELCAAVLSTEIAQYISEQLDIDLSKFWFYSDSKVVLGYISNQSRRFYTYVSNRVARIRQITSPEQWKYVFTNNNPADVATRAIHVSDLKNSMWLKGPPYILTGEDSSEENLYDLQNPDSDKEVRPLVTCLKISHASSNLSLGSQRFSEFLDWKKLIETIARLRHVAQSFNGQGPCTGWHSCKLTKSVSSYKEAERVIIKVIQREAYQEEIYSLQEKNVVPMNSSLRKLDPYMDLDGVLRVGGRLNKGELCQDDKNPIIIPSRHHVAKLVVEFYHRKSRHQGRHITGGAVRSAGFWIVGGKRLISSMLYNCVICRKLRRDVEHQKMADLPLDRTQPSPPFTYVGLDTFGPWNIVSRRTRGGVTNSKRWAILFTCLTTRGVHIEVVEEMSASSFINAYRRFVVLRGPVKQIRSDRGTNFVGSTNDLNINTINIEDGPVKSVLHENGTTWIFNPPHSSHMGGVWERLIGVARRILDSMLLENSMNKGHLTHDVLVTFLAEVSAIMNSRPLTTLSTDPDDPYPLSPSLLITQKPDVLVSSLDAVFDCKDMYRSQWKRVRHLADIFWSKWKAQYLQSLQERRKWQKDQRHISVGDVVLMVDKQAPRIQWPMGKSCENLSKC; via the coding sequence ATGTCCTTTGGAAGATGTGATTCAAAAGAGGTCCACATGTATTGTGATGCATCTGAGCACGCTATAGCAGCTGTAGGATACTTATTAGCTAAAAGAAAAGACCAGGAAGAGCTGGGATTTGTACTTGGAAAAGCTAAAGTTGCTCCCTCGCACGGCCACACAATACCCCGCCTTGAACTATGCGCAGCCGTCTTGTCAACTGAAATTGCACAATACATTTCTGAGCAGTTGGACATTGACCTGAGCAAGTTTTGGTTTTATTCAGATAGTAAGGTAGTTCTTGgctacataagtaaccaatcaCGAAGATTCTACACATATGTGAGCAACAGAGTTGCACGTATACGACAAATTACATCACCCGAACAGTGGAAGTATGTATTCACGAACAATAATCCTGCGGATGTGGCTACACGTGCGATTCATGTGTCAGACTTAAAGAATAGCATGTGGCTAAAGGGACCCCCCTACATCTTGACCGGTGAAGATTCATCAGAAGAAAATCTTTATGACTTGCAGAATCCAGACTCTGACAAGGAGGTGAGACCACTCGTTACATGTCTGAAGATCAGCCATGCATCGTCAAACCTATCACTTGGCTCACAAAGATTTTCAGAGTTCCTTGACTGGAAAAAACTCATCGAGACTATTGCGAGATTGAGGCATGTGGCACAGAGCTTCAATGGACAAGGACCTTGTACAGGATGGCATTCCTGTAAACTCACAAAATCAGTCTCTTCTTACAAAGAAGCAGAAAGGGTTATCATCAAAGTTATTCAGAGAGAAGCTTATCAAGAAGAAATCTACAGTCTACAAGAGAAAAACGTTGTACCCATGAACAGCTCCTTGAGAAAGTTAGACCCATATATGGACTTAGACGGAGTGCTAAGAGTTGGTGGAAGGTTGAACAAAGGAGAACTATGTCAGGATGACAAAAATCCCATCATTATCCCTTCACGACACCATGTGGCCAAACTTGTTGTTGAATTCTATCACAGGAAATCAAGGCACCAAGGCAGACACATTACTGGTGGTGCAGTGCGATCTGCAGGATTCTGGATTGTTGGTGGTAAGCGACTTATCTCATCAATGCTGTACAATTGTGTCATATGTCGAAAACTACGCAGGGATGTGGAACACCAAAAAATGGCCGACCTACCCTTAGATCGCACTCAACCAAGTCCACCATTCACATATGTGGGCCTTGATACCTTTGGACCTTGGAACATTGTCTCCAGACGAACTCGTGGAGGAGTTACAAATTCCAAGAGATGGGCCATACTGTTTACCTGTTTGACCACTAGAGGCGTGCACATAGAGGTTGTTGAAGAGATGAGTGCCTCCTCCTTCATCAATGCTTACAGAAGGTTTGTCGTACTCCGAGGTCCTGTAAAGCAGATAAGGTCAGACAGGGGCACAAACTTCGTTGGTTCGACCAATGACCTCAACATCAACACTATCAACATTGAGGATGGACCAGTGAAATCTGTCCTGCATGAAAATGGCACTACCTGGATCTTCAACCCCCCTCACTCCTCACACATGGGTGGGGTATGGGAGAGGCTGATAGGTGTTGCCCGACGCATCCTTGATTCTATGTTATTGGAGAATTCTATGAACAAGGGACATTTAACTCATGACGTACTTGTGACATTTCTTGCTGAAGTTTCAGCAATCATGAACTCACGCCCACTTACAACCTTGTCAACAGACCCTGATGATCCTTACCCACTAAGTCCATCGCTCTTAATCACACAGAAACCTGATGTTTTAGTGTCATCACTGGATGCTGTTTTTGACTGTAAAGACATGTACCGGTCTCAATGGAAAAGAGTACGACACCTGGCGGACATCTTCTGGAGTAAGTGGAAAGCACAGTACCTTCAGTCCCTTCAAGAACGCAGGAAGTGGCAGAAAGACCAGAGGCATATTTCGGTTGGTGACGTTGTGTTGATGGTAGACAAACAGGCACCACGCATTCAGTGGCCTATGGGCAAAAGTTGTGAAAACCTTTCCAAGTGCTGA
- the LOC130049732 gene encoding interferon-induced very large GTPase 1-like: protein MGKDSDRKPAEDDCISFFKMFGTHVYLTNVTVGGIYSISAKTTLQKHDDIESTIALVQEIHNKDISDHLFKDTKAESTEIKEMKDNGKEKPILENKIEAAHRKLGGPQNTCYLSEWKAELMKNPETWTVSDMGEISFENCIGIWSLVKKHHKSFSNAEELSCFLAEIWVNHVAHGIQCYDLLRCSRQTFVETLKSKLSTPSISWYLESLRDLLQFLEHTVALVGKPMVMKAVDIFSEPCIITLFKESAKYKTPVNICFQILTTKLNILQIERRGSSLASEGSWIASDYFIPGMLSQRELNNVEALLDILEYELLPGFDALQAYYDAVPKKVQSLTKCELKDTVQKLLQKLIDREEYPEALLLLVILIYIGYHFKKKEILTDITFELLADFISSAKGEISLAKKYKDPESQEAWLLLRLVFKLDTQYRIYDASIVLADELNNFRCFLMEKNFILHSKIKNALDPKHKKDCPHAVIHSLAKISRYPCEMFDGETMRKISSKNPEFVPDIPSDDPLYHMIEKFGMEDFFPRKLSTKHVLQLSDALFTTRPTKLKDIPWTVFQHIIAMNFNFRDTVLSGFFKQKPKLKKRHPMDVFLALWHCCDPFLKKLLASKIATCQLALPFIYEDITSRDQLTMSLWPIRDIFIDDSPDSVLTKSLMTVGFIRVGELKSISKSKIINKMMRGESNDHDTFYHRDCALAESKRLISNGLVEITWYVPKTNNGDDVDSTKTEEVLKEFSQPICILNMRGDAKDFRTQLSALLALSDVVVVMSEFENLNDEQSLQVLKEVQSSPSIAIIMADFPNSVENEDIEEESDDEEEKIEEENDEREERNDMSLEEHSGEDLHLFFEAKTGLNHQSRLFISTLDNGKTLNQSGLKDRLTTQIISAVKHIKCLQSLEGKTMLLPTSVTVDEDNERSKYGSNLSEIVFADVESVNMIQGNQIKDKVLPLQRDDIWHTWCLMQKRCFRSGKTSLFENVHQKTLKTLRLWQVMYGLETQNTIVKFVNVLASHIDDKETITYFLHNMKIQMDLLSRQVMPKLTNDLFKTFKKFETLRSQSDVDKKKLETMKSQIKSKQKILANASFGLEHFFREMGQLYESFLHCIETMFIRVSSKTKLVLEKMPQIAAKLLVWGHPLEIMDGDTASVPENWIKAVFKEIGSIIGENKTMYVISILGIQSSGKSTLLNTMFGMQFSVSAGRCTRGIYAQLIPVDKAKSSLMFDYALILDTGGLRAPESAGEKHVHDNELATLVIGLADVALINIKGKTVADMQDVLEIVLHALIRLKNANEKLNIKTSCVFLHQNVSASNAKMNTFTVSQKVDAVLNEMTNIIAKQEKIANITQLNDVLVFNPDENVIHIPDLWLGIPPMAPASQEYSKKVVQVAKRILVDLCENKNSFLNCENTSLHLHNLWKGILSEDFVFSF from the coding sequence ATGGGTAAAGATTCAGATAGAAAACCAGCAGAGGACGATTGTATAtctttctttaaaatgttcGGGACTCACGTGTATCTGACGAACGTTACTGTAGGTGGAATATATTCAATTAGTGCCAAAACCACATTACAAAAACATGATGATATAGAGTCGACAATAGCCCTTGTACAAGAAATTCACAACAAAGATATATCAGATCATTTATTCAAAGATACTAAAGCAGAAAGTACAGAaattaaagaaatgaaagacAACGGAAAAGAAAAGCCAATattagaaaacaaaattgaagcTGCACATAGAAAACTAGGAGGGCCACAAAATACGTGCTACTTATCGGAGTGGAAGGCAGAGTTAATGAAAAATCCAGAGACCTGGACTGTAAGTGACATGGGCGAAATTTCATTCGAAAATTGCATTGGAATTTGGTCTTTGGTGAAAAAGCATCATAAATCATTTTCTAACGCAGAAGAGTTGTCGTGTTTTTTGGCAGAAATTTGGGTGAATCATGTTGCTCATGGAATTCAGTGTTATGATCTGTTGAGATGCTCAAGGCAGACTTTTGTTGAAACTTTGAAGTCCAAACTTTCAACACCTTCAATCAGCTGGTATCTGGAATCCCTTAGGGATTTACTACAGTTTTTAGAACATACGGTGGCTCTAGTTGGAAAACCTATGGTTATGAAGGCGGTGGATATTTTTTCAGAGCCATGTATTATTACTTTATTCAAAGAAAGTGCAAAATACAAAACACCAGTAAATATTTGCTTTCAAATTCTGACTaccaaattaaacattttacaaataGAAAGAAGAGGATCATCTTTAGCGTCTGAGGGTTCATGGATTGCATCAGACTATTTCATTCCAGGTATGTTATCACAGAGAGAATTGAATAACGTTGAGGCGTTATTGGATATATTAGAATATGAGCTGTTACCAGGATTTGATGCTCTGCAAGCATACTATGATGCTGTTCCCAAAAAAGTACAATCATTAACGAAATGTGAACTCAAAGACACCGTGCAAAAATTACTCCAGAAGCTGATAGATAGAGAGGAATATCCAGAGGCTCTGCTTCTTCTTGTCATTCTCATATACATTGGGTATCACttcaagaaaaaagaaattctaaCAGATATCACATTTGAGCTTCTGGCAGATTTCATATCATCGGCAAAAGGAGAAATTTCTCTGGCTAAGAAATACAAAGATCCGGAAAGTCAAGAGGCGTGGTTGCTGTTGAGGTTGGTTTTCAAACTAGACACACAATACCGGATATACGATGCTTCCATTGTACTTGCAGATGAGTTGAACAATTTCCGTTGCTTTCTGATGGAAAAGAATTTCATATTACATTCCAAAATCAAAAATGCTTTGGATCCAAAGCACAAAAAAGATTGCCCACATGCAGTTATCCATTCGTTAGCAAAAATATCCAGATATCCATGTGAGATGTTTGATGGCGAAACGATGAGAAAAATATCTTCTAAGAATCCAGAATTTGTTCCTGATATTCCAAGTGATGATCCACTATACCATATGATAGAAAAATTCGGGATGGAAGACTTTTTCCCACGTAAACTTTCAACAAAACATGTTTTGCAGTTGAGTGATGCCTTGTTCACAACCCGTCCAACGAAACTGAAAGATATACCATGGACTGTATTCCAGCATATCATAGCCATGAACTTTAATTTCAGAGATACAGTTTTGTCTgggttttttaaacaaaaaccgAAATTAAAAAAGAGGCACCCAATGGATGTTTTTCTTGCTCTTTGGCATTGTTGCgatccatttttgaaaaaactCCTCGCATCAAAAATCGCCACCTGTCAACTTGCTCTCCCTTTCATATATGAGGATATAACATCCAGAGATCAACTAACTATGTCACTTTGGCCAATTCGTGATATTTTCATTGACGACAGTCCGGATTCTGTTTTGACCAAATCTCTAATGACTGTTGGTTTTATAAGAGTTGGAGAATTAAAGTCAATATCGaaatcaaaaataataaataagatGATGAGGGGAGAAAGTAATGACCACGATACGTTTTACCACAGAGATTGTGCCCTGGCGGAAAGTAAACGATTAATTTCCAACGGACTTGTTGAAATTACTTGGTATGTACCTAAAACAAACAATGGTGATGATGTAGATTCTACCAAAACAGAAGAAGTGTTGAAAGAATTTTCTCAACCAATATGCATCTTGAATATGCGGGGAGATGCGAAAGATTTTAGGACCCAGCTTTCAGCGTTACTCGCACTTTCAGATGTGGTAGTTGTCATGTCTGAATTTGAGAATTTGAATGATGAACAATCTCTTCAAGTGTTAAAAGAAGTGCAGAGCAGTCCATCGATTGCAATAATCATGGCAGACTTCCCAAACAGTGTCGAAAACGAAGATATAGAAGAAGAAAGTGACGACGAAGAGGAGAAAATAGAAGAGGAAAACGATGAGAGAGAAGAAAGAAATGACATGTCATTAGAAGAGcattctggagaagatttaCATCTTTTCTTTGAAGCAAAAACGGGTTTAAATCATCAAAGCAGATTATTTATTTCCACTCTGGATAATGGAAAGACATTAAATCAAAGTGGCCTTAAAGATCGCCTTACCACACAAATCATATCAGCAGTAAAGCATATCAAATGTCTGCAAAGCCTGGAGGGAAAGACTATGCTATTGCCAACATCCGTTACAGtagatgaagataatgaaagATCAAAATATGGCTCAAATTTGAGTGAAATAGTTTTTGCAGATGTTGAATCAGTAAATATGATACAGGGAAATCAAATAAAAGACAAAGTACTTCCTTTACAGCGAGATGATATATGGCACACTTGGTGTTTGATGCAAAAACGTTGCTTTCGTTCAGGAAAAACGAGTCTTTTTGAAAACGTACATCAAAAAACTCTGAAGACTCTTAGATTGTGGCAGGTGATGTATGGTCTGGAGACTCaaaatacaattgtaaaatttgtaaatgttttggcAAGCCATATTGATGATAAAGAAACCATCACTTATTTTCTGCACAATATGAAAATCCAGATGGACCTTTTATCCAGACAGGTAATGCCTAAGCTTACCAACGATCTCTTTAAAACTTTCAAGAAATTCGAAACTCTGAGGTCGCAAAGTGACGTCGACAAAAAGAAGTTGGAAACAATGAAGTCGCAAATAAAAAGCAAGCAGAAAATTCTGGCTAATGCTTCGTTCGGTTTAGAACATTTTTTCAGAGAAATGGGACAATTGTACGAGTCATTCTTGCATTGCATTGAAACAATGTTTATTCGAGTATCGAGTAAAACAAAACTTGTCCTAGAGAAAATGCCACAAATTGCTGCAAAACTTCTTGTATGGGGTCATCCACTCGAGATCATGGACGGAGATACAGCGTCAGTTCCTGAAAATTGGATTAAAGCTGTATTCAAGGAGATAGGATCAATCATTGGAGAAAACAAAACGATGTATGTAATTTCAATTTTAGGAATCCAAAGTTCTGGTAAATCAACTCTGCTAAACACAATGTTTGGTATGCAATTTTCTGTTAGTGCTGGAAGATGTACACGTGGAATTTATGCGCAACTTATCCCCGTAGACAAGGCAAAGTCTAGTCTCATGTTTGATTATGCTTTGATTCTAGATACAGGAGGATTAAGAGCTCCAGAGTCAGCAGGGGAGAAGCATGTTCATGATAACGAGCTTGCAACGCTCGTCATAGGCCTAGCAGACGTTGCGCTGATCAATATAAAAGGGAAAACTGTAGCTGACATGCAAGATGTGCTTGAAATTGTACTTCATGCATTGATAAGGTTAAAGAATGCAAATGAGAAGTTGAATATTAAAACATCGTGCGTCTTTCTTCATCAAAATGTATCAGCGTCCAATGCAAAGATGAACACTTTTACGGTTAGTCAGAAGGTTGATGCCGTCTTGAATGAAATGACAAACATTATTGCTAAGCAGGAAAAGATAGCAAATATTACGCAGCTCAACGATGTTTTGGTATTTAATCCCGATGAAAATGTCATCCATATACCGGATTTGTGGCTAGGTATTCCTCCAATGGCCCCAGCAAGTCAAGAATATAGCAAGAAGGTGGTTCAGGTCGCCAAACGCATTCTAGTTGACTTATGTGAAAACAAAAACAGCTTTCTCAATTGTGAAAACACAAGTCTTCACCTACACAATCTTTGGAAAGGAATTCTTTCAGAAGACTTtgtattcagtttttaa